A single window of Lutzomyia longipalpis isolate SR_M1_2022 chromosome 1, ASM2433408v1 DNA harbors:
- the LOC129787051 gene encoding mitochondrial intermembrane space import and assembly protein 40-B, giving the protein MSYCKQFNGGKDKVIFATKEDLAGPSKIVLPESDPAPGLILPNGDINWNCPCLGGMATGPCGVEFREAFSCFHYSEVEPKGSDCYEAFSQMQSCFSKYPTVYNKSGDNDEDDEGIQGEAQMKVDELLEGATEERPPPESPAEASGGEVERKK; this is encoded by the exons ATGTCGTACTGCAAGCAATTCAATGGGGGCAAGGATAAAGTTATCTTTGCCACGAAGGAAGATCTCGCGGGACCGAGTAAAATTGTACTCCCAGAGTCAGATCCAGCGCCGGGGCTAATTCTCCCCAATGGGGATATTAATTGGAATTGCCCATGCCTAGGGGGGATGGCCACGGGACCGTGTGGAGTGGAATTCAGGGAAGCTTTCTCCTGCTTCCACTAcag TGAAGTGGAGCCAAAGGGATCAGATTGCTACGAGGCTTTCTCCCAGATGCAGTCGTGCTTCTCCAAATACCCAACTGTGTACAACAAGAGCGGTGACAATGATGAGGATGACGAAGGCATTCAAGGAGAGGCTCAAATGAAGGTAGATGAGTTACTTGAGGGTGCAACGGAAGAGCGGCCGCCTCCGGAAAGTCCCGCCGAAGCATCCGGAGGGGaagtagagagaaaaaagtga
- the LOC129787053 gene encoding ribonuclease P protein subunit p14-like, which translates to MSAYVYLDVSLQLKTIPSDPILPVFVKGGILTSLEEVFGEVGGCTTVDVLKFDPKSLKLILRVPKEDYVKVRTALTLIAKFQEIPCRFHVNCVSPVLLSLVRCEDF; encoded by the exons ATGAGTGCTTACGTCTACCTTGACGTGTCGCT GCAATTGAAGACAATCCCGAGTGATCCAATTCTTCCGGTTTTCGTAAAGGGAGGAATTCTCACGTCTCTTGAGGAGGTTTTTGGTGAAGTTGGTGGCTGTACCACGGTGGATGTGCTAAAGTTTGACCCAAAGAGTCTCAAGCTTATTCTGCGAGTGCCAAAGGAGGACTACGTCAAAGTCCGGACAGCTTTGACGCTTATTGCGAAATTCCAGGAGATTCCGTGCCGCTTTCACGTGAACTGTGTCTCACCGGTTCTGCTCTCTCTGGTACGCTGTGaggatttttaa
- the LOC129787050 gene encoding DNA repair protein RAD51 homolog 1: MSEQARKKQKVAEAPKAAPAAAAAPAEAAQEEEEDDLSGPQMIAKLVNTSVGITTGDVKKLQEAGFYTVEAVAFALKKNLLAVKGISEAKADKILTEAGKLVPMGFTTATEYYQRRADIIQLCTGSKELDKLLGGGIETGSITEIFGEFRTGKSQICHTLAVTCQLPVSQGGGEGKCLYIDTEGTFRPDRLLSVAERYKLNGTEVLDNVAFARAYNSDHQLGLLTQAAAMMVESRYALLIVDSSTALYRTDYQGRGELCNRQTHLGQFMRTLQRLADEFGVAVVITNQVVATVDGAQMFNPDPKKPVGGNVVAHASTTRLYLRKGRGETRICKIYDSPNLPESEAVFAINPDGIGDPKE, encoded by the exons ATGTCCGAACAGGCACGGAAGAAGCAAAAAGTGGCAGAAGCCCCCAAAGCAGCCCCAGCGGCGGCCGCGGCTCCTGCTGAAGCTGCTcaggaggaggaagaggatGATCTAAGTGGGCCCCAAATGATTGCTAAACTGGTT AATACCTCAGTGGGGATTACTACGGGAGATGTGAAGAAGCTCCAGGAAGCGGGTTTTTATACAGTGGAAGCAGTTGCATTTGCTCTAAAGAAGAACCTGTTGGCTGTGAAGGGAATTTCCGAGGCAAAGGCTGATAAAATCCTCACTGAGGCTGGAAAATTGGTACCAATGGGATTCACAACAGCCACAGAGTACTACCAGAGACGCGCTGACATCATTCAGCTGTGCACAGGCTCCAAGGAGTTGGATAAATTGCTTGGCGGTGGCATTGAAACGGGATCAATTACAGAGATTTTCGGGGAATTCCGCACAGGAAAGTCTCAAATCTGCCACACACTCGCCGTAACGTGCCAGCTGCCCGTTAGTCAAGGTGGGGGCGAAGGGAAGTGCCTGTACATCGACACAGAAGGCACCTTCCGCCCCGACAGACTCCTCTCCGTGGCGGAGCGCTACAAACTCAATGGAACCGAAGTGCTGGACAATGTGGCCTTTGCAAGGGCCTACAATTCAGACCATCAACTGGGACTCCTCACACAGGCAGCTGCCATGATGGTGGAATCCCGGTATGCCCTACTAATCGTAGACAGCAGCACAGCTCTCTACCGGACGGACTATCAAGGCCGCGGGGAGCTGTGCAATCGGCAGACGCATTTGGGCCAATTTATGAGGACCCTCCAGAGACTTGCTGATGAATTTGGCGTTGCTGTGGTCATTACGAATCAAGTTGTTGCCACCGTCGATGGGGCACAGATGTTCAATCCCGATCCGAAGAAACCCGTTGGAGGGAATGTCGTTGCTCATGCCTCAACAACACGCCTCTACCTGCGAAAAGGGCGCGGAGAGACGCGAATATGCAAAATCTACGATTCCCCCAACCTTCCGGAATCCGAAGCAGTCTTTGCCATTAATCCTGACGGCATTGGGGACCCCAAAGAGTGA
- the LOC129787049 gene encoding NAD-dependent protein deacetylase Sirt2, whose amino-acid sequence MSPLFCKNHRFNSIERIINALKGHQFLTFPAQVAMSEDKGNPPKDEKKGGEKPSTSRATEFDVEAIRNFLAEKLSLLSSGGGADDEADARRAPKVLEKVDFDGLMQHWKEKGFRNIVTMVGAGISTSAGIPDFRSPDTGLYSNLQKYNLPHPTAIFELDYFMDNPQPFFTLAKELYPGTFKPTPCHYFVKLLHDKGWLRRHYTQNIDTLERIAGIPGEKMVEAHGTFFTNHCLGCRKAFTMEWMKEEIFADRVPTCTSCNGIVKPDIVFFGENLPMEFYELPQKDFRDCDLLIIMGTSLEVQPFASLPDKVNDTCVRLLVNRELVGNRDTIWSLFTRSSAGKMEFGMPESRRDVAWLGDCDDGVQAIADQLGIGDELRDLVKQEHARIDAESTEEPKKPAQPSKEPKEETSEPPKESKEAEKGKTD is encoded by the exons ATGTCACCattgttttgcaaaaatcatcgattcaattcaattgagCGCATTATAAATGCGCTAAAAGGTCACCAATTCCTGACTTTTCCTGCCCAAGTAGCAATGTCCGAGGACAAGG GAAATCCCCCAAAGGATGAGAAGAAAGGAGGTGAAAAACCCTCAACGTCGCGGGCGACGGAATTCGACGTGGAAGCCATCCGGAACTTCCTGGCGGAGAAATTGAGCCTTCTCTCGAGCGGTGGTGGTGCAGATGACGAAGCAGATGCCAGGAGGGCACCAAAAGTGCTCGAAAAGGTGGATTTTGATGGCCTTATGCAGCACTGGAAGGAAAAGGGCTTCCGGAATATTGTGACAATGGTCGGGGCTGGGATTTCCACATCAGCTGGTATTCCGGACTTTAGAAGCCCCGACACGGGACTCTACAGCAATTTGCAGAAGTACAATCTACCCCATCCCACAGCTATCTTCGAACTGGACTACTTCATGGACAATCCACAGCCTTTCTTCACGCTGGCCAAGGAGCTCTATCCTGGCACATTCAAGCCCACTCCATGTCATTACTTTGTGAAGCTTCTGCATGACAAAGGATGGCTCCGGAGGCACTACACGCAGAACATTGACACCCTCGAGAGGATTGCTGGGATTCCGGGGGAGAAGATGGTGGAGGCGCACGGGACATTCTTCACGAATCACTGCCTCGGATGCCGCAAAGCCTTCACGATGGAATGGATGAAGGAGGAAATCTTTGCGGACCGTGTGCCCACGTGCACCAGCTGCAATGGGATCGTCAAACCCGATATTGTCTTCTTCGGCGAGAACCTCCCCATGGAGTTCTACGAACTCCCCCAGAAAGACTTCCGCGACTGCGATCTCCTCATCATCATGGGCACATCGCTGGAGGTACAACCATTTGCCTCCCTGCCGGACAAGGTGAACGACACGTGCGTCCGGTTGCTGGTCAATCGAGAACTCGTTGGGAATCGTGACACCATCTGGAGCCTCTTCACGCGCAGCAGCGCTGGGAAAATGGAATTCGGAATGCCCGAAAGTCGACGCGATGTCGCCTGGCTGGGAGATTGCGATGACGGTGTCCAGGCAATTGCTGACCAGCTGGGCATTGGTGATGAACTCCGCGATCTCGTAAAGCAAGAACACGCCCGGATTGATGCAGAATCCACCGAAGAACCCAAAAAACCCGCTCAACCTTCAAAAGAACCCAAAGAAGAGACTTCAGAGCCCCCCAAGGAATCAAAAGAAGCGGAAAAAGGCAAAACTGAttaa